In Oncorhynchus kisutch isolate 150728-3 linkage group LG11, Okis_V2, whole genome shotgun sequence, the genomic stretch CCAACTACACACAGAGgtatggacaaacacacacacacggacaaacaaaaacacacacacaaacacacattatacATTCTGTTTCCATTCTCAGGGAGTCTGATCTGGTAAAGGATGGTGtgagctctaaccctaacccagaggaaCAGGACCTGATGAGAGAAGAAGCCCAGAAGATGAGCAGTGTTTTACCCACCATGTGGCTGGGGGCACAGAACGGATGGTGAGACGCCAATCTGCTAATTAATTTATCAGATCTGTTTATCAATCTCATATTGATCTCATCagtcaaacgtgtgtgtgtgtcagtgtgtacgtGCACTCGTCAGTGGCCCAGTGGAGGAGGTGTCTCCACTCTATAAAGCTGAAGGACTCTGTCCTGGGCATGGTCCATGTGAAGGGGAGAGTGTTGGTGTCTCTGGCTGATGGAACACTGGCTATCTTCCACAGAGGAGTGGGTAAGGCTGACGTGTTTCCATATGCTTTCTTACATTTGTTTGTGTGTCCGTTGATCTACTTGAATCCCATATAAGGGGAttcacctgtttttgctttgtcattatgggtattgtgtgtagattgagggtggggaaaaaaaagaaaagatttaatgcatttttagaataaggctgtaacataacagtggaaaaagttgaggggtctgaatattttctgaatgcactgtatatgctggTGCTAACCCCCACCCCTTCCCCTCCAGATGGTCAGTGGGATCTGACCAACTACCACCTGTTAGACCTGGGCAGACCCCACCACTCTATCCGCTGTATGACCGTGGTTCACGACAAGGTCTGGTGTGGCTTCAGGAACAAGATCTACGTTGTCCAGCCCAAAGCCATGAAGATAGAGGCATGCCTGACACACACACGGAATCATGCAGGCTCAGACGGACTGACTCGCATACTAAACACACAGGCTGACGGACTGACTCGCATACTAAACACACAGGCTGACGGACTGACTCGCATTCTAAACACACAGGCTGACGGACTGACTCGCATTCTAAACACACAGGCTCAGACGGACTGACTCGCATTCTAAACACACAGGCTCAGACGGACTGACTCGCATACTAAACACACAGGCTCAGACGGACTGACTCTCATACTAAACACACAGGCTCAGACTGACTGACTCGCATACTAAACACACAGGCTCAGACGGACTGACTCGCATACTAAACACACAGGCTCAGACGGACTGACTCGCATACTAAACACACAGGCTCAGAAGGACTGACTCGCATACTAAACACACAGGCTCAGACGGACTGACTCGCATTCTAAACACACAGGCTCAGACGGACTGACTCGCATACTAAACACACAGGCTCAGACGGACTGACTCGCATACTAAACACACAGGCTCAGACGGACTGACTCGCATACTAAACACACAGGCTCAGACGGACTGACTCGCATTCTAAACACACAGGCTCAGACGGACTGACTCGCATACTAAACACACAGGCTCAGACGGACTGACTCGCATACTAAACACACAGGCTCTGACGGACTGACTCGCATTCTAAACACACAGGCTGACGGACTGACTCGCATTCTAAACACACAGGCTGACGGACTGACTCGCATTCTAAACACACAGGCTGACGGACTGACTCGCATTCTAAACACACAGGCTGACGGACTGACTCACATTCTAAACACACAGGCTCAGACGGACTGACTCGCATACTATACACACAGGCTCAGACGGACTGACTCGCATACTAAGCACACAGGCTCAGACGGACTGACTCGCATACTAAACACACAGGCTCAGACGGACTGACTCGCATTCTAAACACACAGGCTCAGACGGACTGACTCGCATACTAAACACACAGGCTCAGACGGACTGACTCGCATACTAAACACACAGGCTCAGACGGACTGACTCGCATTCTAAACACACAGGCTGACGGACTGACTCGCATTCTAAACACACAGGCTGACGGACTGACTCGCATTCTAAACACACAGGCTCAGACGGACTGACTCGCATACTATACACACAGGCTCAGACGGACTGACTCGCATACTGAACACACAGGCTCAGACGGACTGACTTGCATACTGAACACACAAGTCTAACCATCCACAGATTATAGTTGtaaccctcctctccttttccatcatctctcatctctctccccccgtaGAAGTCATTTGATGCCCACCCCCGTAAGGAAAGCCAGGTGAGACAGCTGGCGTGGGATGGAGATGGTATCTGGGTGTCGATCCGACTGGACTCTACTCTGAGACTGTTCCAcgcccacacacaccaacacctgcAGGATGTCGACATAGAACCCTACGTCAGCAAGATGCTGGGTGAGGAACCCAGGGCATTTAAACAcctgttgttgtgttctctgctTCTAATGCAACTTGTTTGAGTTTGTGTGTCCTCGTTAGCTGATTAATATGGAACAGGGATTCATGGCGTTAGAAAGCCCAAGTCACGTACAGGAAATATAGACCCGTActtcattatttattttcttaATAATGAGTCATGTTGATCTCCCTCAGGTACGGGGAAGCTGGGCTTCTCGTTTGTCAGGATCACAGCTCTCATGGTGTCCTGTAACCGTCTCTGGGTCGGCACTGGCAATGGAGTCATCATCTCTATACCTCTCACTGACAGTAAGGGGAAgtaatgcatctctctctccatcaccgtCTCTTTGCCCATCTCTTTCCCCTCTGTAATTATTAATttatctctcatccctccatctattcACCCTTTCTCTATTTAATgattcatctctctctcgctctgtctctagCCAATAAGGTGACGGCGGGGCCAGGTAAACCTGGTGGAACAATCCGTGTGTATGGTGATGAGAACAGTGACAAGGTGACAGCTGGAACCTCTGTACCCTTCTGCTCCATGGCTCACGCTCAGCTCTGTTTCCATGGTCACCGAGATGCCGTCAAGTTCTTCACGGCTGTCCCAGGTAATTtcacttctcttccctctcttcttctcctcctcctgcctttTAACTGGATGAAGgtcctccctcccccaggtcaGGTGATCCCATCAGGTGCTGGCGGAGCAGCAGAAGTGGGGAGTGACAAGTTGGTAGAGGAGCACCCTCAACAACAGCAGGAAAGGTCTGTTCTAGTGatgagtggtggagagggatacATTGACTTCCGGATGGGTGAGTTGGCTAGGACCGTATTATCAGACAATCAATTGGCAAGTACTGTCCGTATATGGCAGGGAATGAAAACATACAGATTTGTATAAATTGAAGTGGCTTAATGTTTGTCTGTGTAGGTGACGAGGCTGGGGAAACTGAGGAGCCACTGGATGAGCACACTCTGAAGCTGCAGCCTTTCCTGGCTAAAGCTGAGAGGAGTCACCTGATCGTCTGGCAGGTCATGGGCAGTCAGGCCTGAACTTTTAACCCTTGATCTCTAACCCTGCCACAGAGATGAAGAATGGGAGGAGCCTGCTCGAAGCAGGAACAAAGCTGGCAAATCAGATTCACTCCTATGCATGTTTCTTTTTGTTTTacggttattttttatttaatttgtaaTTTACTGATTGTATTGAATTTTAAATCTGATACAAGCCTGTTGCtcttatattattatttttattattattgaaAACTAAATCATTTGTTTATTTAATTTTCTTAGGTCATGTTTTACACTTGGTTTTATATTGTATGCCTAGTGTCCAACCCCTTTGTCCAAATACTGCGTGGTGATTGGTGGGAATCAATGTAGGTTCAAGGTATGTCTTTGGCCACACCCCTGTCCTCATCTTTGCTTCCTTTCAGTAAAGGACCGATGGGACAGAGGAGACAATACTGCATGAAACTGTACGAGACACAGGAGAATAATAATGTCGGTGTTTGAACTGCAAAACCAAATCAACTGCATGATGTCCAATAAGAAAGCAAGTATTACAGGACAATCCAGCGATGGAGCCAATCATGTGTGTCCTAAATGATACAGGTGTGCTCTTCTTGCatgatcatttttattttattttgtgagaACATGGATGTTGCAATACAGTTTAATCAATTGTCAGTTTTCTGGACTTGGGATCAGTGTTGTTCTCCATGACTATGGTCTATGGAAAACCTGATAGATCGCAGATCAATCATGTCTGCAGCTGCAGGGTCAGAGAATCACCCTATACCAATACCTAAAATTGCATCCTCCCTTCCTAGGGGTAATTACAACTGGGTTGGATTGATGATTGAGACAGATTAGTAGTTAATTACCTCACGGAAGGTAGGTAGGAAGGCAGGTTTGCACTTTAAGTGTGTTGGAACAGGGTCTCTGACTTTAGTTTCTGGGCCGCTGCTCTCCCATCCTGCTCTCCCATCTTCCTTCCCATCAGTTAGAGCTTGCAGACATTTTACAAAAATCAACTGTTGCCTTAGGTttgaaagttttttttaaaaagtagaaaaaaaaggaaatGTTTAAAACTGCATTATGGACTTTTGAAGTGTGACTGAGTATGTATACCTATGTGAAAGAATGTTACCAAAGGAAAAATAATTTCAGTTGATCAGAATAAAGTAAATGTACAGTGTTGTAGCAGTATTTTCAACCCGTCTCTCTGTAGATACAATAACATTTTGACAGACCGTCTTTGTTATAAAGTTTGGTGTATGGATAGATATATTTTTAAGCCATCTCTGCAAATGCAGAGATGTGATTGTGTATAATAGCTGGTTTCTCTGCGCCTGGAATCTTTTGTATGCTGAGAGTAGATGTTAcccataggcacagatctaggatcaattTACCCTCCACAAATCCCAACGTGAACAATTAGGGGAGGAACAACTCAACACTGACATTAGATAAGCGTCTAGGGGCAACGTCTTCCTTTTACCTTTtgtacactaggggacagagtgACTGATCTCTGACCAAACAGGATCCCTCCTGATAGGTTGATAGTCTCTGAACACTTCAGTATCATATTTGAAGCCTATTTTTATTAGACTTTTTGTATGTTTGTCTTTTCGACCATAATCTGTGGTTGCGTCTAGATGGGGAGTACGGTGTAATTTAATCTGTGGTTGTGTCTAGATGCGGAGTAAAGTGTCATTTGACACACTGCCAGAGTCTGGTCTGTGTACCAGCAGATTGTGCTGGTGAGTGACTACGGTGTCTCGTGAGGAGTGAACGAGGGTGTGTGTTTTGCCTttgctggtctgtgtgtgtgtgtctgtctgctctcCAGGAGAAGAGACGTTTCATATCGCAGTTTAGCCATTTCAGTATTTATTTCTATGAAAGAGTCTTTGCAGTTCAGAATGTAACTTTGTACAATATGAAATATGACTATATGAATATAAATTGTATATGAAACATTGAAATGGCTTGGGTTTATTGTTTTGACAATGATTGTAATTGGAATggttgaattagagagagagactactgcgctatacactaccctgcttgtacaaaacattaaaaacaccttcctaatattgagtagcacccccttttgccctcagaataaCCTCAATTTGTCTGGGCATGGATTGTTCAAGGTAtcaaacgttccacagggatgcatgttgactccaatgcatcccaccgttgtcaagtttgctggatgttctttgggtggtggtggaccaatcttgatacacacaggaaactgctgagcaTGATAAACCATTCTTACCCATTTATCCTCTGAATACCACACATACACaagccatgtctcaattgtcttgagGATTAAAAATCGTAtttgaacctgtctcctccccttcatctacactgaattGAAGTGGCTTTAAAAAGTGGCGTCAATaagctttcaactggattcaccttgtcagtctgtcatggaaagagcaggtgttcctaatgttttgtacactccagGGGGGAGGTTGAGTGCACTGGGTAGAAGTTGACattaggcacagatctggggccaGTGTATCTTCACAAAATCCTTCATTACTGCTAAGGTCAAATGTGAAACTGACTTTAGGTCAGTGCCTAAGATCAACTTCTTCCAACTGTGTTGAACAGGtcaatgtccccccccccaactTGTGTTGCTGTGACTGGTTGTCCCCAATAACAGTACATCCATCACCTATGTACTGATACAGCATATCTTTAGCCTTTAATTATTTTAACTATCAATTAAACTGACTTGTGGGGAAACTTGTGTGTCTCCTCTGCTTTTTGCATGATTTTCAAGAATTTTGGAAGCACTGTCAGCTGCTTGTTAACAGACCTCTGTCTTTCCAATACATGCGGTGTGTTTAAAATCGACCTCATAAAATATACATTGTTTTCAAATTTAAAAAACGCATATATGCAGTGAgctcaaagtattgggacagtgacaaatgctttaatttgagggtattttcatccatatcgagtGAACCATTTCagaattacagcactttttgtacatggtATCTCATAGCTCGGGTTCATCGTGTGTCTCCTGTAAACGCCCTGGACCAGAACTAATCGGGTACCAGTGTCCAAGAGGTTGCTACAATCACAGCTGCATCCTGTAAAgcactcaaactcaactctggacatCGAAGCCAGTACCACTACGTGTTTTCATTTGTTGCCCTCTAATTGGGAACTGATTTAGACaagggacaccaggtgggtgcaattaattatcaggtagaacagaaaaccagcaggctctgaaCCTCGTAGGGTCGCAGTTGAATAGCCCTAGAGTATAGCGATAGTATAGCATGTAGTAGTTTTAGTGACCACTAGGTAGCACCAGTGTCTTGTATATAGTCAACCTCTTCAGGAGTACTTAGTTACTATGCAAGCTCAATGCTCTATGGCAGAGAAAAATACTTGCTTGCTTTACGTGCATGTAACACTGGGATTCCTGACCTGGCGTGGGATCAGAGATCGTTTAACCTGAGAATTCTAACACTTCCGGGAATGTTTAAAATAATTTAGATTTTAGGTGAGAGTCAAAAGAAGCCCATGCAACTAGTGTAGGCTAGTCATTTAAATTGGGTGCGTTTTAGAATATACTTAATATTAATTTGACAAAGGCTGTGTAGAGAAATACGGTATGGTCCTGATATGATCATTGTACATTGGCCTGTCTGACTGTGCACTGGGCAGGAGCTGTCCCCTCCGCTGTGGTGCTGAGTATAAGAACGTTCGGTATGGCGCGAATCCGGGTGCCATAGCCACGATCATCCCAGAGCAACGCACAAGAGCAGCGACATGATTAGGGAATTGTAAAGAAACAGTGATAAATTAAAACTCCAATAATAGGCTAATAACTTGGGCCAATACATCTGGAATGTCAATCAGTGTACCTTGCTGGGAGGGTTTTCCCGCGATCGTGTAGGTTTAGAGACGTCATGATGATGCTCACTCTTATTGGTTAAGGGACTGCCATGTTCTGAATTAGCATAAAGGACGCAACTGGAAAAGGATCCACTTGGGGGTAAGCTGGTGATGCGTCACAGCCCTTggtgaaagagagaaaaaaaataactCAAAATATCGACAAACCTGCGAATCAATGCGTGCCAATGGCAACGAAACCATTCGTGATCTCAAAACGGAACACAAACGTGCTACAGGTGATTCGAGGCATGAGCATTGGAATCGAAGATATCCGGGGTCCCAAGTTCCATAAACAACTTATACAAACGTTCCATAGAAACTTGACATGGAGTATTCTCGGTTGAAGTCCTACACGGTGTAGAGAAGAGCACAATATTTCACCGCATCACTTCTATAGACCATGAAACAGCACCGAATGTGAGCGCGAGGGAGTGAAACAAGAACACGTTGAGGCTGAGAAATCCACCAACCACCGAAGAAGCCAGCAGCCTCGCGCGCTGTCAGAAAATCACAAGGAGAAAAGTTCTAAGCCTGCTGCGCCTTTGTCTTTCGCATTGCGTAAGTGAACTAAAAAACAGCTACATAAATGTACAGGGACAGTATTATCTGTCTTGCTGAGATATCATAATagcagcagagagcagaggaaaaTAAAACAACAACTGCTGTTTTGTATTGACAACAACAATAATAGCAGATCATCATGGATACAGGGGAGTCCTCCGGGCTGGCCAAATCAGCCGCTGTAAAACTGTCCGAGATGGGAGAAAGAACGAAACAGTTTGGCAACGCAATGAAAGCCCCGGACCATCAAAGACGGATCATTTTAGTGATCGTCTGCGTGGCTCTTCTTCTAGACAATATGCTCTATATGGTTATAGTCCCGATTATACCAGACTACCTTGCTGATTTAGAGCTTGAGCAAGCAGAGCACGTCCACGTAGTTATACATCCTAATTCTTCAATCAACAGCACAATGAGCTCAGCCCAAGCTAAAAGCAACAGGGACAATTTAGACGTCCAAATAGGAGTACTTTTTGCGTCGAAGGCTATCTTGCAGCTCTTGGTGAACCCTTTGTCAGGAACTTTCATAGACCGCGTTGGATACGACATTCCACTCCTGATAGGACTAACCGTCATGTTCTTTTCCACATGTATATTTGCTTTCGCTGAGAACTACGCGACGCTGTTTTTTGCCCGTAGTTTGCAAGGTCTGGGCTCAGCTTTCGCCGACACCTCAGGAATTGCCATGATAGCAGATAAATACACCGAAGAATCAGAGAGAAGTAAAGCCCTTGGTATCGCCCTGGCGTTCATCTCTTTCGGGAGCCTGGTAGCACCTCCCTTCGGGGGTATCCTGTACGAGTTTGCCGGTAAACGAGTACCGTTTATCGTTCTCGCCGTTGTTTGCCTTATAGACGGGATTCTGCTCTTGACCGTGATCAAGCCGTTCTCGAACAGGACTAGAGACAATATGCCGGTGGGTACCCCCATCTACAAGCTAATGGTTGACCCCTACATAGCTGTCGTGGCAGGTGCCCTAACAGTGTGCAATATCCCCCTGGCCTTTCTGGAGCCCACCATAGCCAACTGGATGGAGAGCACCATGCATTCAACTAAGTGGGAAATGGGATTATGTTGGCTGCCTGCTTTCTTCCCACATGTTCTGGGTGTCTACATGACCGTCAAACTGGCTTCTAAGTACCCCAACCTGCAGTGGTTCTATGGAGCCTTGGGCATGGTCATTATCGGGGCCAGCTCATGCACTGTTCCAGCATGCAAAACATTCGGCCAGTTAATCGCCCCGTTATGCGGCATATGTTTCG encodes the following:
- the LOC109899158 gene encoding probable vesicular acetylcholine transporter-A → MDTGESSGLAKSAAVKLSEMGERTKQFGNAMKAPDHQRRIILVIVCVALLLDNMLYMVIVPIIPDYLADLELEQAEHVHVVIHPNSSINSTMSSAQAKSNRDNLDVQIGVLFASKAILQLLVNPLSGTFIDRVGYDIPLLIGLTVMFFSTCIFAFAENYATLFFARSLQGLGSAFADTSGIAMIADKYTEESERSKALGIALAFISFGSLVAPPFGGILYEFAGKRVPFIVLAVVCLIDGILLLTVIKPFSNRTRDNMPVGTPIYKLMVDPYIAVVAGALTVCNIPLAFLEPTIANWMESTMHSTKWEMGLCWLPAFFPHVLGVYMTVKLASKYPNLQWFYGALGMVIIGASSCTVPACKTFGQLIAPLCGICFGIALVDTALLPTLAFLVDVRHVSVYGSVYALADISYSVAYAMGPIVAGNIVHNYGFVQLNLGMGLVNVLYAPALLLLRNVCQMKPSYSERDNLLVDDDEPEGLYDTMKLEERKGKKKGYSSAGNCLPVVVVDENGGFDPFRAQTRASSEESFGPEYS